Proteins encoded together in one Manis pentadactyla isolate mManPen7 chromosome 6, mManPen7.hap1, whole genome shotgun sequence window:
- the MC4R gene encoding melanocortin receptor 4: MNSTHHHGMHTSPHFWNRSAYGLYGNASESLGKGYSDGGCYEQLFVSPEVFVTLGVISLLENILVIVAIAKNKNLHSPMYFFICSLAVADMLVSVSNGSETIVITLLNSTDTDAQSFTVNIDNVIDSVICSSLLASICSLLSIAVDRYFTIFYALQYHNIMTVKRVGIIISCIWAACTLSGILFIIYSDSSAVIICLITVFFSMLALMASLYVHMFLMARLHIKRIAVLPGAGTVRQGANMKGAITLTILIGVFVVCWAPFFLHLIFYISCPQNPYCVCFMSHFNLYLILIMCNSIIDPLIYALRSQELRKTFKEIICCYPLGGLCVFSSRY; this comes from the coding sequence ATGAACTCAACTCATCACCATGGAATGCACACTTCTCCCCACTTCTGGAACCGCAGCGCCTACGGACTATACGGCAATGCCAGTGAGTCCCTGGGAAAAGGCTACTCGGACGGAGGCTGCTACGAGCAACTCTTCGTTTCTCCTGAGGTGTTTGTGACCCTGGGTGTCATCAGCTTATTGGAGAATATTCTGGTGATTGTGGCAATAGCCAAGAACAAGaacctacattcacccatgtactttttcatcTGTAGCCTGGCTGTGGCTGATATGTTGGTGAGCGTGTCGAATGGATCGGAAACCATTGTCATCACCCTCCTGAACAGTACAGATACAGATGCGCAGAGTTTCACAGTGAACATTGATAATGTCATCGACTCAGTGATCTGTAGCTCCTTGCTCGCGTCAATTTGCAGCCTGCTTTCGATTGCGGTGGACAGGTATTTTACTATCTTTTATGCTCTCCAGTACCACAACATCATGACGGTTAAGCGGGTTGGGATCATCATAAGTTGTATCTGGGCAGCGTGCACGCTTTCGGGCATTTTGTTCATCATTTACTCGGACAGTAGTGCTGTCATCATCTGCCTCATCACCGTGTTCTTCTCCATGCTGGCTCTCATGGCTTCTCTGTATGTGCACATGTTCCTCATGGCCAGACTTCACATTAAGAGGATCGCTGTCCTCCCAGGCGCCGGCACCGTCCGCCAAGGAGCGAACATGAAGGGGGCCATTACCTTGACTATATTGATTGGGGTCTTTGTGGTCTGCTGGGCCCCATTCTTCCTCCACTTAATATTCTACATCTCTTGTCCCCAGAATCCATACTGTGTGTGCTTCATGTCTCACTTCAATCTGTACCTCATACTGATCATGTGTAACTCCATCATCGACCCTCTAATTTATGCACTCCGGAGCCAAGAACTACGGAAAACCTTCAAAGAGATCATCTGCTGCTATCCTCTGGGAGGGCTTTGTGTTTTCTCTAGTAGATATTAA